In Helianthus annuus cultivar XRQ/B chromosome 8, HanXRQr2.0-SUNRISE, whole genome shotgun sequence, a single genomic region encodes these proteins:
- the LOC110872354 gene encoding uncharacterized protein LOC110872354 codes for MAGNAAFESASTSSSEQVFSATYMNGQRGGSVDRSGSYREGSESRMLGSGFAVPPAPLRGGSSSVVASDDIHTLLQSISLEPIVVRHQVEWYDELRRVLGVSVGSTTEENSYKKPISPMADLKDLKRFRLSVEDACVKARVRANRIDERLRKLDKYYEDITSKKQKRNDLTSIDRSGALNLKMGAQIYSMNQRVEDRPKNILLNKRVRTSVAESRAKDGNLHDDNAGESVFEKIRRLAAGGEGWDKKGKRKRSTGPVSTRPIDDDGVPKRAVQNKVVVENGSQPRDAHIYRLNTRDDSVNSRKRPISLGSSSPPMAAQWVGQRPQKMARARRPFLVSLVSNQDEKRISFESCSPLDSSPISKLAANGPKKLNVKLESHESVGAQTRLTDKEVVCSVTNATEYKHNPLISSAAPRPYQSRKMGCKKNGSKPGRRLKKLSDRKGFSHHSPLPNVSSPDCPGASDDDREELLAAANHARTATYLACSSPFWKKMEPVFAHVDSDDKSFISQQVDSVSDPLSENGSFSRKHDVDRPSNESIPLFQRVLSALMIEEDVNTHEGDAGNMQFPNPICASTYDTHNLNDSTYENAGVVDKLLLELKSIGLCPEMLPVLEDDENDMIQDEIDKLNTRLHQQEVKKKAYLEKINNNIDSNSRARDLETRAMDRLVEQAYRKLLSTRRSSRSGVQKVPKQAALAFGKRTLARCHKFEISGTSCFNEPPFHDILSAKLSPDEAFAINGPLSNRGKKKEVSLDDISTTRKQKAKPRQKTGQSRSQSQTPTPKNRSDNKHTGTTHPTGPSWLSTSNRNNNMVNDLDPLEEMGVGTDLGVPHDLNSFLNFDEQDPEVDFTAGLDIPMDDLTELF; via the exons ATGGCTGGAAATGCTGCGTTTGAGTCGGCTTCGACTAGTTCTTCTGAGCAGGTGTTTTCCGCAACTTATATGAATGGGCAGAGGGGGGGTAGTGTGGACAGGTCTGGGAGTTATAGAGAGGGTTCTGAGAGCAGGATGCTCGGTTCGGGGTTTGCGGTGCCACCGGCACCGCTGCGCGGTGGAAGTAGTTCAGTGGTAGCGTCGGATGATATCCACACCTTGTTACAGAGTATATCGTTGGAGCCGATTGTGGTTCGGCACCAAGTTGAATGGTATGATGAGTTAAGAAGGGTTTTGGGGGTTTCTGTTGGAAGCACTACAGAAGAGAATTCTTACAAGAAGCCCATCTCTCCAATGGCGGATTTGAAGGATCTAAAGCGTTTCAGATTGAGTGTTGAGGATGCTTGTGTCAAAGCTAG GGTCAGAGCAAATAGGATTGATGAACGCTTGCGTAAATTGGATAAGTATTATGAAGATATAACCTCAAAGAAACAAAAGAGGAATGATTTAACGAGTATTGACAGATCAGGTGCTTTGAACCTGAAGATGGGTGCCCAAATCTACAGTATGAATCAGCGAGTAGAAGATCGACCTAAGAACATTCTTCTCAACAAGCGTGTTAgaacttctgtggctgaatcccGT gcaaaagatggaaacttgcACGACGATAATGCTGGAGAATCTGTGTTTGAAAAGATTCGCAGGCTGGCTGCAGGAGGTGAAGGGTGGGATaaaaaaggcaaaagaaaacggtcAACTGGCCCGGTTTCTACTAGACCTATAGACGATGATGGAGTGCCTAAAAGAGCTGTACAAAACAAGGTGGTTGTTGAAAACGGTTCACAACCACGTGATGCTCACATCTACAG GTTAAATACGCGTGATGACTCCGTAAACAGCCGCAAACGTCCTATATCGTTAGGTTCATCGTCTCCTCCAATGGCAGCTCAATGGGTTGGTCAGAGACCTCAGAAAATGGCTCGAGCCAGGAGACCATTTCTGGTGTCTCTTGTCTCAAATCAAGATGAGAAAAGGATATCTTTTGAGAGCTGTTCACCTCTTGATAGCTCACCTATTTCCAAACTTGCAGCCAACGGTCCCAAGAAGTTGAATGTTAAGCTTGAAAGTCATGAATCTGTTGGTGCTCAAACCCGATTAACTGACAAAGAAGTTGTGTGTAGCGTAACGAATGCAACTGAATATAAGCACAACCCTCTTATCAGTTCAGCCGCTCCAAGGCCCTATCAAAGTCGTAAGATGGGTTGTAAGAAGAACGGAAG TAAGCCCGGACGTAGGTTGAAAAAGCTTTCAGACCGTAAGGGGTTTTCCCATCATTCTCCGTTGCCAAACGTTAGCTCTCCTGATTGTCCAG GGGCATCTGATGATGATCGGGAAGAATTGTTAGCAGCTGCAAATCATGCTCGTACTGCTACCT ATTTAGCATGTTCAAGTCCATTCTGGAAGAAAATGGAACCGGTGTTCGCGCATGTTGATTCTGACGATAAATCCTTTATATCCCAGCAG GTGGATTCCGTCTCTGATCCACTTTCTGAAAACGGATCTTTCTCTAGGAAACATGACGTGGATAGACCATCTAACGAGTCGATACCGTTGTTCCAAAGAGTATTATCAGCACTTATGATAGAAGAGGACGTCAATACCCATGAAGGAGATGCAGGAAACATGCAATTTCCGAACCCTATCTGCGCTTCAACATATGATACACATAACCTTAACGATTCTACGTATGAAAACGCGGGTGTAGTTGACAAACTTCTACTGGAGCTCAAGAGCATCGGCTTGTGTCCAGAGATGCTG CCTGTCTTGGAAGACGACGAAAACGACATGATTCAGGACGAAATTGATAAACTGAACACAAGACTTCATCAACAG GAGGTTAAAAAGAAGGCATACCTGgagaaaataaataataatatcgATAGCAATTCTAGAGCGCG AGACCTCGAAACACGTGCCATGGATAGATTGGTTGAACAGGCATACCGAAAACTTTTG TCTACTAGAAGAAGCTCAAGATCTGGGGTGCAAAAGGTGCCGAAACAAGCCGCGTTGGCTTTCGGAAAGAGGACTCTTGCTCGATGTCATAAGTTCGAAATTTCGGGTACGAGTTGCTTCAACGAGCCTCCATTTCACGATATCCTTTCAGCAAAGCTCTCACCAG ATGAAGCTTTCGCCATAAACGGGCCATTATCAAACAGAGGCAAAAAGAAAGAAGTATCGCTCGATGACATCAGCACCACCAGGAAACAAAAAGCAAAACCAAGACAAAAGACGGGTCAAAGtcgaagtcaaagtcaaacaCCGACACCCAAGAACAGATCCGACAATAAACACACGGGGACCACACATCCTACGGGCCCTTCATGGCTATCAACATCAAACAGAAACAATAACATGGTTAATGATTTAGACCCGTTGGAAGAAATGGGGGTCGGAACTGATCTTGGGGTTCCGCATGATCTCAATTCTTTTCTCAACTTTGATGAACAAGATCCAGAGGTGGATTTTACAGCCGGACTTGATATACCAATGGACGATCTTACAGAATTGTTTTGA